Genomic window (Vicinamibacterales bacterium):
TTCAGTTGCGACCGTCGTGGAGCCGGTGAAGGTCCCCTCCACCAACTCGACCGCCGCGACGACGTTCAGGCTGCCGGCGCCTGCTTCGATCAGCCCCGCGCCGGCCACGCGCGACGCCGTCAACTGCAGCGCCGCTTTCACCTGCAGCGGCGTCAGCCACGGCCGCGCCGACAGCAGCAGCGCCGCCGCACCCGAGGCCACCGCCGCCGACATGCTCGTCCCGCTCAGCTCGATATACGCCGAGCCGCCGCGGCCCGGCACCACGTGCTCCGGATACGTCGTCGCCAGGTAGCTGCCCGCCGCCGCCGCCGCCACGATCTTGTTGCCCGGCGCCACCAGCTCCGGCTTCAGCACGCCGTCAAAGAGCGTCGGCCCGCGCGAGCTGTAGGTCGCCATCACGTCGTCGGACCGCTGCGGCGTCCCGACCGTGTTGAGCGCCCCCACCGTCAGCACCGACGGCGCGTTGCCCGGCGCGATGATGCCCCCCACCACCGGGCGGCCATCGTCTGTCTTCCCGAAATTCCCCGCCGCCGCCACCACCACGATGCCGGCCGCGACCGCACGCTCGGCCTCCTGGCAGAGCGGATCGTCCCGGTACGACTCGAACACCGGATGCCCGAGCGAAAGATTGATGACGCGGATGTTGTAGCGCCCGCGGTTCTGGATCGCCCACTCGATCGCCTCGATGACGACGTCGGTCTT
Coding sequences:
- a CDS encoding S8 family serine peptidase — encoded protein: MTVLVCAGAPAAHAQPGRRARLSSDIADRIARRVEAPAEIIVSADDATVDQLVARYGARLKKRLPGGAVLEATGGQIDAIAQDPDVPHVAGNAIVYRMGAETSEATGADQVWEGAAGLAASDGRGVTVAVIDSGVAPHSALQNRVIVSKDFTDPKGSGRDEYGHGTHVAGIVAESGRDGYGGMAPGAWIANLRVLGADGSGKTDVVIEAIEWAIQNRGRYNIRVINLSLGHPVFESYRDDPLCQEAERAVAAGIVVVAAAGNFGKTDDGRPVVGGIIAPGNAPSVLTVGALNTVGTPQRSDDVMATYSSRGPTLFDGVLKPELVAPGNKIVAAAAAGSYLATTYPEHVVPGRGGSAYIELSGTSMSAAVASGAAALLLSARPWLTPLQVKAALQLTASRVAGAGLIEAGAGSLNVVAAVELVEGTFTGSTTVATE